From one Micromonospora siamensis genomic stretch:
- a CDS encoding DUF4184 family protein, which yields MPLTFPSHLAPVLPLKLWRPRWFDGVALATGAMAPDVGYLFVGTPLALGMRTHTLGGVLWWCLPVALGYAWLVRRTIAGVAVHLPGQRLFDWPQYAALGRVRHPWQVSVCSALIGALSHVVLDRVTHTERWPRALGIDFHATTGMYWWTFADLLSSAVGGAVVLGLALWAAPRRRVCAGPPPSGPPARPVRFWRAALAVSLAGGAVLPALPAATIPAPAGVRLLHLVALALAAGAWAAGTLTGGRPTPERTPLLGKEQRRIG from the coding sequence GTGCCGCTGACCTTCCCGTCGCACCTGGCGCCGGTGCTGCCGCTGAAGCTGTGGCGACCGCGCTGGTTCGACGGGGTCGCGTTGGCCACCGGGGCGATGGCGCCGGACGTCGGCTACCTCTTCGTCGGCACACCCCTCGCCCTGGGGATGCGTACGCACACCCTGGGCGGGGTGCTCTGGTGGTGCCTGCCGGTGGCGCTCGGCTACGCCTGGCTCGTCCGGCGCACGATCGCCGGGGTGGCGGTGCACCTGCCCGGGCAGCGGCTGTTCGACTGGCCGCAGTACGCCGCGCTGGGCCGCGTACGGCACCCGTGGCAGGTGAGTGTCTGCTCGGCGCTGATCGGCGCGCTCAGCCACGTGGTCCTGGACCGGGTCACCCACACCGAGCGCTGGCCGAGGGCGCTGGGCATCGACTTCCACGCCACCACCGGGATGTACTGGTGGACCTTCGCCGACCTGCTCAGCTCGGCGGTGGGCGGGGCGGTCGTGCTGGGGCTGGCGCTGTGGGCCGCGCCCCGCCGTCGGGTCTGCGCCGGCCCGCCGCCCTCCGGTCCACCGGCCCGACCGGTCCGGTTCTGGCGCGCCGCGCTCGCGGTCAGCCTGGCCGGCGGTGCGGTGCTCCCGGCCCTGCCGGCCGCCACCATTCCGGCCCCCGCCGGGGTGCGGCTGCTGCACCTGGTGGCGCTGGCTCTGGCCGCGGGCGCCTGGGCGGCCGGTACGCTCACCGGGGGCCGCCCGACGCCGGAACGTACTCCTCTCCTCGGGAAGGAACAGCGCCGGATCGGCTGA
- a CDS encoding HAD family hydrolase gives MAQPREAEVLVFDADDTLWENNVVFERVIDDFLGWIDHPKLDRTEIRAILDDIERANAVAHGYGSKVFLRSLGECLERLRERPATEAERRAVDELAAALIAHRVELMPGVADTLDALAGRHELLLLTKGEREEQQRKLDACGLLHHFRAAHIVPEKDVDTYRWLAREHGFDPAVAWMIGNSPRSDIRPARAAGLNAVFIPNDNTWVLEHDELDPDDPGVVHLKEFRELLTLFGAGAGR, from the coding sequence ATGGCGCAGCCGCGCGAGGCAGAGGTCCTGGTTTTCGACGCCGACGACACGCTCTGGGAGAACAACGTCGTCTTCGAGCGGGTGATCGACGACTTCCTGGGCTGGATCGACCACCCGAAGCTGGACCGCACGGAGATCCGGGCCATCCTCGACGACATCGAGCGGGCCAACGCGGTCGCGCACGGCTACGGCTCCAAGGTCTTCCTGCGCAGTCTCGGCGAGTGCCTGGAGCGGCTGCGGGAGCGGCCGGCCACCGAGGCGGAACGGCGGGCCGTCGACGAGCTGGCCGCCGCGCTGATCGCCCACCGGGTGGAGCTGATGCCGGGGGTGGCCGACACCCTGGACGCGCTCGCCGGCCGGCACGAGCTGCTGCTGCTCACCAAGGGTGAGCGGGAGGAACAGCAGCGCAAGCTGGACGCCTGTGGGCTGCTGCACCACTTCCGGGCGGCGCACATCGTGCCCGAGAAGGACGTCGACACCTACCGGTGGCTGGCGCGGGAACACGGCTTCGACCCGGCGGTCGCCTGGATGATCGGCAATTCGCCGCGCTCGGACATCCGGCCGGCCCGGGCGGCCGGCCTGAACGCGGTCTTCATCCCCAACGACAACACCTGGGTGCTGGAGCACGACGAGCTGGACCCGGACGATCCCGGGGTGGTCCACCTGAAGGAGTTCCGCGAGCTGCTAACGCTCTTCGGGGCGGGCGCGGGCCGGTAA
- a CDS encoding helix-turn-helix domain-containing protein: MTTEFHDWEDVRADLDDGHRVALEAERERTEAWVSAFHLAEERKRLGLTQRDVAQAMGVTPGRISQIENGDLDVNEVATLARYAEALGAKLRIIFDYGNDIRQIA; the protein is encoded by the coding sequence GTGACGACGGAGTTCCATGACTGGGAGGACGTCCGGGCTGACCTGGACGACGGCCACCGCGTGGCTCTGGAAGCAGAGCGCGAGCGGACCGAGGCATGGGTGAGCGCATTCCACCTCGCGGAGGAGCGGAAGCGCCTCGGCCTGACGCAGCGGGACGTGGCGCAGGCCATGGGAGTCACACCCGGCCGCATCAGCCAGATCGAGAACGGCGACCTCGACGTCAACGAGGTCGCCACGCTCGCCCGCTATGCCGAGGCACTGGGAGCCAAGCTCCGCATCATCTTCGACTATGGCAACGACATTCGTCAGATCGCCTGA
- a CDS encoding type II toxin-antitoxin system RelE/ParE family toxin, which produces MVARSGQQVSIRILFVFDPWSQAVLLVAGNKAGDWDRWYNRAVPQAEDAYADWIIHETQRREEKP; this is translated from the coding sequence CTGGTTGCACGATCGGGTCAGCAGGTTTCCATCCGGATCCTGTTCGTGTTCGACCCGTGGTCCCAGGCTGTGCTGTTGGTCGCCGGCAACAAGGCTGGAGACTGGGACCGGTGGTACAACCGTGCGGTGCCGCAAGCCGAGGATGCCTACGCTGACTGGATCATCCACGAGACCCAGCGTCGGGAGGAGAAGCCGTGA
- a CDS encoding MGH1-like glycoside hydrolase domain-containing protein codes for MGAVVKYPGGVEDVQVITDRSHSDEPAFDAERLRLAQADAGEQDWRAWGPYLSERAWGTVREDYSEHGTAWDYFPHDHARSRAYRWNEDGMAGVCDDRQTFCFALALWNGRDPILKERMFGLGGDGGNHGEDAKEYWWYEDSTPTHSFMRWRYHYPQAAFPYDELVAVNALRGRDDTEYELVDTGIFDADRYWAVTVEYAKASPTDMCVLVTVANRGDEAATLHVLPTLWFRNTWAWGLPGGDRIPNLVGADRDPGTGSGARLVGEHWVLGQIVLEGEGEPTPLLCDNDTNAERLWGLDGRSAYPKDGINDHVVDGADTVNPDRQGTKGALHYVLDVPAGGQRQIRLRLTRTAPPPGGGTPRPADLTDGFDAVFWGRRAEANRFFAGVIPAAADPDETLIARTAIAGLMWGKQFYHFDVQRWLDGDPGSAPPPAGRRHGRNSAWWHMNSFDVISMPDPWEYPWYAAWDLAFHCVTIARVDPGFAKAQLLLLLREWYLHPNGQIPAYEWAFGDVNPPVHAWAALKVFEIDGSRDHEFLARVMHKLLLNFTWWVNRKDTGGNNVFEGGFLGLDNVGPFDRSAALPVAGVLEQSDGTGWMAMYALNLLDMAVVLAEHDHAYVDTATKFFEHFAYIAGAAYRQGLWDDEDAFFYDVLRLADGSQVPLKVRSVVGLLPLAATTRLTARTLQRLPELGARLRWFLTHRPEYAHVIGARRLGPDGRQQRLLSMVGPEQVTRLLARMLDTDEFLSEFGLRTLSRAHLDKPFAVTLGGQEFCVGYEPAESTSGLFGGNSNWRGPIWMPTNFLLISALRDYAAFFGDDLQVEYPTRSGVKKTLDEIADDLSARLISMFTRDDWGRRPIYGAAQLFQTHPDWRDLIAFPEYFHGDNGAGLGAWHQTGWTALVADLILTLRR; via the coding sequence ATGGGCGCTGTGGTCAAGTACCCCGGCGGCGTCGAAGATGTGCAGGTGATCACCGACCGTTCGCACTCCGACGAACCCGCCTTCGACGCCGAGCGGCTGCGCCTGGCCCAGGCCGACGCCGGGGAGCAGGACTGGCGCGCATGGGGCCCCTATCTGTCCGAGCGGGCGTGGGGGACGGTACGGGAGGACTACAGCGAACACGGCACCGCGTGGGACTACTTCCCCCACGATCATGCGCGGTCCCGAGCCTACCGGTGGAACGAGGACGGCATGGCGGGCGTCTGCGACGACCGGCAGACGTTCTGCTTCGCCCTGGCGCTGTGGAACGGCCGTGATCCGATCCTCAAGGAGCGGATGTTCGGCCTCGGCGGCGACGGCGGCAACCACGGCGAGGACGCCAAGGAGTACTGGTGGTACGAGGACTCCACGCCCACCCACTCCTTCATGCGCTGGCGCTACCACTACCCGCAGGCCGCCTTCCCGTACGACGAACTGGTCGCGGTCAACGCGCTGCGCGGCCGGGACGACACCGAGTACGAGCTGGTGGACACCGGGATCTTCGACGCCGACCGGTACTGGGCGGTGACCGTCGAGTACGCCAAGGCGTCGCCGACCGACATGTGCGTGCTGGTCACCGTCGCCAACCGGGGCGACGAGGCGGCGACCCTGCACGTGCTGCCCACGCTCTGGTTCCGCAACACCTGGGCCTGGGGGCTGCCCGGCGGCGACCGGATCCCGAACCTGGTCGGCGCCGACCGTGACCCCGGGACGGGCAGCGGGGCCCGGCTGGTCGGCGAGCACTGGGTGCTCGGGCAGATCGTGCTCGAGGGCGAGGGCGAGCCGACCCCGCTGCTCTGCGACAACGACACCAACGCCGAGCGGCTGTGGGGACTGGACGGCCGGTCGGCGTACCCGAAGGACGGCATCAACGACCACGTGGTCGACGGCGCGGACACCGTCAACCCCGACCGGCAGGGCACCAAGGGCGCCCTGCACTACGTGCTGGACGTGCCGGCCGGCGGGCAGCGGCAGATCCGGCTGCGACTGACCCGCACCGCCCCGCCGCCGGGCGGCGGCACCCCCCGACCGGCCGACCTCACCGACGGCTTCGACGCGGTGTTCTGGGGCCGCCGGGCCGAGGCGAACCGCTTCTTCGCCGGGGTCATCCCCGCCGCCGCCGACCCCGACGAAACGCTGATCGCCCGTACGGCCATCGCCGGGCTGATGTGGGGCAAGCAGTTCTACCACTTCGACGTGCAGCGGTGGCTGGACGGCGACCCCGGCTCGGCGCCCCCGCCGGCCGGACGCCGGCACGGGCGCAACAGCGCCTGGTGGCACATGAACAGCTTCGACGTGATCTCCATGCCGGACCCGTGGGAATACCCCTGGTACGCGGCCTGGGACCTGGCCTTCCACTGCGTCACCATCGCCCGGGTCGACCCCGGTTTCGCCAAGGCCCAGCTGCTGCTCCTGCTGCGCGAGTGGTACCTGCACCCCAACGGGCAGATCCCGGCGTACGAGTGGGCGTTCGGCGACGTGAACCCGCCGGTGCACGCCTGGGCGGCGCTGAAGGTGTTCGAGATCGACGGCTCCCGGGACCACGAGTTCCTCGCCCGGGTGATGCACAAGCTGCTGCTCAACTTCACCTGGTGGGTCAACCGCAAGGACACCGGCGGCAACAACGTCTTCGAGGGCGGCTTCCTGGGGCTGGACAACGTCGGCCCGTTCGACCGCTCGGCCGCGCTGCCGGTGGCCGGGGTGCTGGAGCAGTCCGACGGCACCGGCTGGATGGCCATGTACGCGCTCAACCTGCTGGACATGGCGGTCGTGCTGGCCGAGCACGACCACGCGTACGTCGACACCGCCACCAAGTTCTTCGAGCACTTCGCGTACATCGCCGGGGCGGCGTACCGGCAGGGGCTCTGGGACGACGAGGACGCCTTCTTCTACGACGTGCTGCGGCTGGCCGACGGCAGCCAGGTGCCCCTGAAGGTCCGCTCGGTGGTGGGGCTGCTGCCGCTGGCCGCCACCACCCGGCTCACCGCGCGTACCCTCCAGCGGCTGCCCGAGCTGGGCGCCCGGCTGCGCTGGTTCCTCACCCACCGCCCGGAGTACGCGCACGTGATCGGCGCCCGCCGGCTCGGCCCCGACGGCCGCCAGCAGCGGCTGCTGTCCATGGTCGGCCCGGAGCAGGTGACCCGGCTGCTCGCCCGGATGCTCGACACCGACGAGTTCCTCTCCGAGTTCGGCCTGCGTACGCTCTCCCGCGCGCACCTGGACAAGCCGTTCGCGGTCACCCTCGGCGGCCAGGAGTTCTGCGTCGGCTACGAGCCGGCCGAGTCGACCAGCGGGCTGTTCGGGGGCAACTCCAACTGGCGCGGGCCGATCTGGATGCCGACGAACTTCCTGCTGATCAGCGCGCTGCGCGACTACGCGGCGTTCTTCGGCGACGACCTCCAGGTGGAGTACCCGACCCGCTCGGGGGTGAAGAAGACCCTGGACGAGATCGCCGACGACCTCTCCGCCCGGCTGATCTCGATGTTCACCCGCGACGACTGGGGCCGGCGGCCGATCTACGGCGCGGCCCAGCTGTTTCAGACCCACCCCGACTGGCGGGACCTGATCGCCTTCCCGGAGTACTTCCACGGTGACAACGGGGCCGGGCTGGGTGCGTGGCACCAGACGGGGTGGACGGCCCTGGTCGCCGACCTCATCCTCACCCTCCGCCGCTGA
- a CDS encoding amylo-alpha-1,6-glucosidase: protein MIDIGFGPQVCGDLTAAAGREWLVTDGRGGYAMGTVAGLRTRRYHGLLVVAGATPASRKVGLVGLDPALTWPSGAQVRLGAHEWSSGDVDPRGFELLERFELVDGLPRWRWRIGDVVVERELAMTYGRSCVAVVHRLVSGGPVRLDLAAVCTWRDAHGERRADGPTPRMEQADGGAVVEGAFRISGPDWHPEGQWWLGVHHREEAARGLNPDEDLWYAGRFAGMLERPGDTVSVLAWADDLAQEPPPATEVVAAARRRNRAVVAAAHPADAVDATLALAADAFVVRTAAGPDVVAGYPWFGAWSRDTMTAYEGLFLATNRFDEGRELLRSYAATLSEGMLANTADTGRVEYNTVDAALWFLHAVDRHVTLADDADLGAELLPALRGIVDAHLAGTRYGIAVDPADGLITQGGPPDVALTWMDARVYGVPVTPRTGKPVEVNALWVNGLAGLVELAQRAGEDAGDLIRLHERARTAFRARFPAPAGWLYDVVDAPAPAYPLGGAAHHDDDLLRPNQLLAWSLPYAPMEPDEPMLRRLLAGLFTPLGPRSLSPDSPGFAGRHRGGPAERDGGYHQGTVWPWLIGPLVDAHRRAKLPVDNLLVGLEGHLVDFGIGSVSETADGLAPHAATGCPFQAWSVAELLRARRSR, encoded by the coding sequence TTGATCGACATCGGTTTCGGACCGCAGGTGTGCGGCGACCTGACCGCCGCCGCCGGCCGGGAGTGGCTGGTCACCGACGGCCGGGGCGGCTACGCCATGGGTACGGTCGCCGGCCTGCGCACCCGCCGCTACCACGGCCTGCTGGTGGTGGCCGGTGCGACGCCGGCCTCCCGGAAGGTGGGACTGGTCGGCCTCGACCCGGCGTTGACCTGGCCGTCGGGCGCCCAGGTGCGGCTCGGCGCGCACGAGTGGTCCTCCGGCGACGTCGACCCGCGCGGCTTCGAGCTGCTGGAACGCTTCGAGCTGGTCGACGGGCTGCCCCGCTGGCGCTGGCGGATCGGCGACGTGGTGGTCGAACGCGAACTGGCCATGACGTACGGCCGGTCCTGCGTGGCCGTGGTCCACCGGCTGGTCTCCGGCGGCCCGGTCCGGCTCGACCTGGCGGCCGTCTGCACCTGGCGGGACGCCCACGGCGAGCGGCGGGCCGACGGGCCGACCCCCCGGATGGAGCAGGCCGACGGCGGGGCGGTGGTGGAGGGGGCGTTCCGGATCTCCGGCCCGGACTGGCACCCGGAGGGCCAGTGGTGGCTGGGCGTGCACCACCGCGAGGAGGCCGCCCGGGGGCTGAACCCCGACGAGGACCTCTGGTACGCGGGCCGGTTCGCCGGGATGCTGGAGCGCCCCGGGGACACCGTGTCCGTGCTGGCCTGGGCCGACGACCTCGCGCAGGAGCCGCCGCCGGCGACGGAGGTGGTGGCCGCCGCCCGGCGGCGCAACCGGGCGGTGGTGGCGGCGGCCCACCCGGCCGACGCGGTCGACGCGACGCTCGCCCTGGCCGCCGACGCGTTCGTCGTCCGCACCGCGGCCGGCCCGGACGTGGTGGCCGGCTATCCCTGGTTCGGGGCCTGGTCGCGGGACACGATGACCGCGTACGAGGGGTTGTTCCTGGCCACCAACCGGTTCGACGAGGGTCGGGAGCTGCTGCGGTCGTACGCGGCGACGCTGTCGGAGGGGATGCTGGCGAACACCGCCGACACCGGCCGGGTGGAGTACAACACCGTCGACGCGGCGCTGTGGTTCCTGCACGCGGTGGACCGGCACGTCACCCTGGCCGATGACGCCGACCTGGGCGCGGAGCTGCTGCCGGCGCTGCGCGGGATCGTCGACGCGCACCTGGCCGGCACCCGGTACGGCATCGCCGTCGACCCGGCCGACGGGCTGATCACCCAGGGCGGCCCGCCGGACGTGGCGCTGACCTGGATGGACGCCCGGGTGTACGGGGTGCCGGTGACCCCGCGTACCGGCAAGCCGGTGGAGGTCAACGCGCTCTGGGTCAACGGGCTCGCCGGCCTGGTCGAGCTGGCGCAACGGGCCGGTGAGGACGCCGGCGATCTGATCCGGCTGCACGAGCGGGCCCGCACGGCGTTCCGCGCCCGCTTCCCGGCCCCGGCCGGCTGGCTGTACGACGTGGTGGACGCGCCCGCGCCGGCGTACCCGCTGGGCGGGGCGGCCCACCACGACGACGACCTGCTCCGCCCCAACCAGCTGCTGGCCTGGTCGCTGCCGTACGCGCCGATGGAGCCGGACGAGCCGATGCTGCGCCGGCTGCTGGCCGGGCTGTTCACCCCGCTCGGCCCGCGCAGCCTCTCCCCCGACTCCCCCGGCTTCGCGGGCCGGCACCGGGGCGGCCCGGCCGAGCGGGACGGCGGCTACCACCAGGGCACGGTGTGGCCGTGGCTGATCGGCCCCCTGGTGGATGCCCATCGGCGGGCGAAGCTACCGGTCGATAACCTTTTGGTCGGACTTGAGGGTCATTTGGTGGATTTTGGGATAGGTTCGGTGAGTGAGACGGCCGACGGTCTCGCACCGCACGCCGCAACCGGGTGCCCCTTCCAGGCCTGGTCCGTCGCCGAGCTGCTGCGGGCCCGCCGGAGCCGCTAA
- a CDS encoding glycosyltransferase family 4 protein, which produces MSPDADVIDIHPTRRQRVLMLSWEYPPVLVGGLGRHVHALSVALATAGHEVTVVTRHTDGAPLEEYADGVRILRAAEDPVRFPLATDSLLAWTMAFNHTLTRAALRATETGAYDVIHAHDWLVAHTAVTLAEHLDLPLVTTIHATEAGRHQGWLPEEMNRTIHGVEHWLSNASARVIACSGYMREQVTRLFGVPDGRVDVVPNGVDDRAFRARPRAVADARARFAGEGPLVGFAGRLVYEKGVQHLVRAVPQLRRRHPGLRVLVAGDGPYKAELVAEADRLDLHDTVRFTGFLDSVALPAMLGATDATVVPSLYEPFGMIALEAAAAGAPLAVAATGGLAEIVEPGITGVTFPHSDPDALAGAVDQLLGDEVFARRVARRARGMVTERYGWSTIAARTATSYATARREHGPFQARRAATLLAGGRGRIVIPDGNLLAIEGAAC; this is translated from the coding sequence ATGTCACCGGACGCCGACGTGATCGACATCCACCCCACCCGGCGCCAGCGGGTGCTGATGCTGTCCTGGGAATATCCGCCGGTGCTCGTCGGTGGCCTCGGCCGCCACGTCCACGCCCTCTCCGTCGCCCTCGCCACCGCCGGCCACGAGGTCACCGTCGTCACCCGCCACACCGACGGCGCACCCCTCGAGGAATACGCCGACGGCGTCCGCATCCTGCGCGCCGCCGAGGACCCCGTCCGCTTCCCCCTCGCCACCGACTCCCTCCTGGCCTGGACCATGGCCTTCAACCACACCCTCACCCGCGCCGCCCTGCGCGCCACCGAAACCGGCGCCTACGACGTCATCCACGCCCACGACTGGCTCGTCGCCCACACCGCGGTCACCCTCGCCGAACACCTCGACCTGCCGCTGGTCACCACCATCCACGCCACCGAGGCCGGCCGGCACCAGGGCTGGCTGCCCGAGGAGATGAACCGCACCATCCACGGCGTCGAACACTGGCTGAGCAACGCCTCCGCCCGGGTGATCGCCTGCTCCGGCTACATGCGCGAGCAGGTCACCCGGCTCTTCGGCGTACCCGACGGGCGGGTCGACGTGGTGCCCAACGGCGTCGACGACCGGGCCTTCAGGGCCCGGCCCCGCGCGGTCGCGGACGCCCGGGCCCGGTTCGCCGGCGAGGGCCCGCTGGTCGGCTTCGCCGGTCGGCTGGTCTACGAGAAGGGCGTCCAGCACCTGGTACGCGCCGTGCCGCAGCTGCGGCGCCGGCATCCCGGGCTGCGGGTGCTGGTCGCCGGCGACGGCCCGTACAAGGCCGAACTGGTCGCCGAGGCCGACCGGTTGGACCTGCACGACACGGTCCGCTTCACCGGCTTCCTCGACTCGGTCGCGCTGCCCGCGATGCTCGGCGCCACCGACGCCACCGTCGTGCCCAGCCTCTACGAGCCGTTCGGCATGATCGCCCTGGAGGCGGCCGCCGCCGGGGCGCCCCTGGCCGTCGCGGCCACCGGCGGGCTCGCCGAGATCGTCGAGCCCGGGATCACCGGCGTGACCTTCCCGCACAGCGACCCCGACGCCCTCGCCGGCGCGGTGGACCAGCTCCTCGGCGACGAGGTCTTCGCCCGCCGGGTGGCCCGCCGGGCCCGCGGCATGGTCACCGAGCGGTACGGCTGGTCGACCATCGCCGCCCGCACCGCGACCAGTTACGCCACCGCCCGTCGGGAGCACGGCCCGTTCCAGGCCCGGCGCGCGGCCACCCTGTTGGCCGGCGGGCGCGGCCGGATCGTTATCCCCGACGGCAACCTGCTCGCCATCGAGGGCGCCGCCTGCTGA
- a CDS encoding serine/threonine-protein kinase: MQQVVIAGRYRLLELVGRGGMGRVWRARDEVLDREVALKEIVPPAWLAESERDELRLRTLREARTAARLNHANVVRVYDVVRVEHHPWIIMEYVPSRSLQTVLDTTGPLDPVRAADIGLSLLAALRAAHDAGVLHRDVKPQNVLVAHDGRVMLTDFGLATFDGGDGLTTRPGMVLGSPQFVAPERAAEGVSSVEADLWSLGATLHAAVEGRSPYARSTAMATLAALASSPPDPAPNAGPLRPALEGLLRRDPRRRIRHDETARLLEAVTRPAATVEPPTEQLPVARSGTALVTPPPAWPGARPPAGDSGSGGLSGAAPASPAVPPPVGPLGGPRDMAVHRGAAVVRPGGSDTPLDVIPGPVPASGVARESGHGWTGAPLDTGPPAGGGPSWTAGPLGPPEPPPGARPGRRIGDGAQRWALLAMALLVAVAAGVGTALAVTRDIDDDRPAGAGGSSAPQEHPEPPPGGEPGRRGEDGYRPPPPFPCLRPDPVGEPIARGSATADDGFRPPAGWTWHAGTGYRIAVPVGWLLSRNGTVVCLRDPTSRRTVSVEPVTSDAADPLARLRAEERRELDRGTLPSYDKVRLAADGRGAVWECRWVAPFGERQHALRMLPGGDLGGWTIGFSTSDADWEAARPELAVFRESFRSGASARITPT, encoded by the coding sequence GTGCAGCAGGTAGTGATCGCCGGTCGGTACCGCCTGCTCGAGCTGGTCGGACGGGGCGGAATGGGCCGGGTCTGGCGGGCTCGGGACGAGGTGCTGGACCGCGAGGTTGCGCTCAAGGAGATCGTGCCCCCGGCCTGGCTGGCCGAGTCCGAACGCGACGAGCTCCGCCTGCGTACGCTGCGCGAGGCGCGGACCGCCGCCCGGCTCAACCACGCCAACGTGGTCCGCGTCTACGACGTGGTCCGGGTCGAGCACCACCCGTGGATCATCATGGAGTACGTGCCGTCCCGGTCGCTGCAGACCGTGCTGGACACCACCGGCCCGCTCGACCCGGTCCGCGCCGCCGACATCGGACTGTCGCTGCTGGCCGCCCTGCGCGCGGCGCACGACGCCGGGGTGCTGCACCGGGACGTGAAACCGCAGAACGTGCTCGTCGCCCACGACGGCCGGGTGATGCTCACCGACTTCGGGCTGGCCACCTTCGACGGCGGCGACGGGCTGACCACCCGCCCCGGCATGGTCCTCGGCTCACCGCAGTTCGTCGCCCCGGAACGCGCCGCCGAGGGGGTGTCCAGCGTGGAGGCGGATCTCTGGTCGCTCGGCGCCACCCTGCACGCGGCCGTCGAGGGCCGCTCGCCGTACGCCCGCAGCACCGCGATGGCCACCCTCGCCGCACTGGCCTCCTCCCCGCCCGACCCGGCCCCGAACGCGGGCCCGCTGCGGCCGGCGCTGGAGGGGCTGCTCCGACGCGATCCGCGCAGGCGGATCCGGCACGACGAGACCGCCCGTCTGCTGGAGGCGGTCACCCGCCCGGCCGCCACCGTCGAGCCGCCGACCGAGCAGCTGCCCGTGGCCCGTTCCGGCACCGCGCTGGTCACCCCTCCCCCCGCCTGGCCGGGGGCCCGCCCACCCGCCGGCGACTCAGGGTCCGGCGGGCTGTCCGGCGCGGCACCGGCCAGCCCGGCGGTGCCGCCTCCGGTCGGCCCGCTCGGCGGCCCCCGGGACATGGCCGTGCACCGCGGCGCGGCCGTCGTCCGCCCGGGCGGCTCCGACACCCCGCTCGACGTGATCCCGGGCCCCGTCCCCGCCTCCGGCGTGGCCCGGGAGTCCGGGCACGGCTGGACCGGCGCCCCGCTCGACACCGGGCCGCCCGCCGGCGGGGGCCCGTCCTGGACCGCCGGTCCGCTCGGTCCGCCGGAGCCGCCGCCGGGCGCCCGGCCGGGGCGCAGGATCGGCGACGGCGCCCAGCGCTGGGCGCTGCTGGCGATGGCCCTGCTGGTGGCGGTGGCGGCCGGGGTGGGCACCGCGCTGGCCGTCACCCGGGACATCGACGACGACCGCCCCGCCGGGGCCGGCGGCAGCAGCGCGCCCCAGGAGCATCCGGAACCGCCGCCGGGCGGCGAGCCCGGCCGGCGCGGCGAGGACGGTTACCGTCCGCCACCGCCGTTCCCCTGCCTACGGCCGGACCCGGTCGGCGAGCCGATCGCCCGGGGCAGCGCCACTGCCGACGACGGGTTCCGCCCGCCGGCCGGCTGGACCTGGCACGCCGGCACCGGCTACCGGATCGCCGTGCCGGTGGGCTGGCTGCTCAGCCGGAACGGCACGGTGGTCTGCCTGCGCGACCCGACCAGCCGGCGCACGGTCAGCGTCGAGCCGGTCACCTCCGACGCGGCGGACCCGCTGGCCCGGCTGCGCGCCGAGGAGCGCCGGGAGCTCGACCGGGGCACCCTGCCGTCGTACGACAAGGTGCGGCTCGCCGCGGACGGCCGCGGCGCGGTGTGGGAGTGCCGGTGGGTCGCGCCGTTCGGGGAGCGCCAGCACGCGCTGCGGATGCTGCCCGGCGGTGACCTCGGTGGCTGGACGATCGGCTTCAGCACCTCCGACGCGGACTGGGAGGCGGCCCGGCCCGAGCTGGCCGTGTTCCGGGAGAGCTTCCGCTCCGGAGCGTCGGCGCGGATCACCCCCACCTGA